Below is a window of Solea senegalensis isolate Sse05_10M unplaced genomic scaffold, IFAPA_SoseM_1 scf7180000014924, whole genome shotgun sequence DNA.
CGCCGGCAGCAGCCTCAGAAGAGCCTCCTCTGAAGCGGAGTATTTTCTCAGGTCAAACTCTTCCAGATCTTTCCCTGATGACAGTAAGATGAAGAGCAGAGCTGACCACTGAGCAGGAGACAGTGTCCTCGAAGCAAGATATCCAGATCTCAGGAACCTTTGGATCTCTTCTGTTAGAGAATGGTCTTTAAGTTCATTCAGGCAGTAGAACAGGTTGATGCTTTTCTCTGAAGACCAGTTTTCCTTCATCTTCTCATTAATGAAGTCAATTGTTTGCTGCTTGTTAGTTAAgctacttcctgtgtgtttcAACAGGCTTCGTAGAAGAGTCTGGTTGGTTTCCAATGAAAGACCCAGGAGGAAGCGGAGGAACAGGTCCAGATGTCCATTTGGACTTTTCATGGCCTTTTCCACAGCACTGTGGTGCAGATGACTTAGTTTAAGTTGATCTTGAAAGACCCTGGGTAAACGTGATGCTGCTTGTGGTTGTGACATCAGATTTCTTCCAGAGGTGATGAAGGTCAGATGAACATGAAGAGCAGCTAGAAACTCCTGAACACTCAGATGGACAAAGCAGAAGACCTTGTCCTGGTACaggcctctctcctctttaaagATTTGAGTGAAGACTCTTGAgtaaactgaagctgctgtgataTCGATGCCACACTCTGTCAAGTCTGATTCATAGAAGATCAGGTttcctttctgcagctgctcaaaagccagtttccccagagactcaatcatcttcctcttttcttgcCTTAACCGTCTACGGTGATTGACCTTCTTCGCTTTGGACTGCACCACCAGGAAGTGGATGTACATCtcagtcagggtcttgggcagttctcctccatctctggttttcaacatgttctccagaactgttgcagtgatccagcagaagactgggatgtggcacatgatgtggaggcttcgTGATGTCTGGATGTGGGAGATGATCCTCCtggcctgctcctcctccctgaacctcttcctgaagtagtcctccttctgtgggtccgtgaaccctctgacctctgtcaccatgtccacacagtcgggagggatctgattggctgctgcaggtcgCGTGGTTATCCAGAGGCGAGCAGAGGGAAGCAGTTTCCCCCTGATGAGGTTTGTCAGTAGCACGTCCACTGAGGTGGACGCTGTGACGTCAGTCAGGATCTCAGTGTTGTGGAAGTCCAGAGGAAGTCGACACTCGTCCAGACCATCAAAGATGAAGACCACCTTAAAGTCTTCAAACCTGCAGATTCCTGCTTctttggtttcagtgaagaagtgatggatgagttccaccaaactgaacttcttctctttcagcacaTTCAGCTCTCTGAAGGTGAAGGGAAACATGAGCTGTACGTCCTGGTTGCTTTTGTCTtcagcccagtccagagtgaacttctgtgtTAACACTGTTTTCCCAATGCCAGCCACGCCCTTTGTCATCACTCTTCTGATTGGTCCGTCTCTTCCAGCTGAGGTTTTAAAGATGTCTTGTGGTTTATAAGAAGCTGTTTCAAACTGTTTGACATCATATTCATGAATGTCCTCGTTAGTCCCTCCCTTTGCGATGTAGAGCTCCATATAGATCGGATTCAGTAGGGTCTGGTTTCCTGTTGTACTAATTCCCTTCAATGCACTCTGAAACGTATTCTTTAATGTGGACTTCATTTTTCGCTGGCACACCGCAGCTCTCGTTCctggacaaacaaaaaatctaatCAGTGATGTAACAGCCAGTAAAactgttcattttaatgtgggACAAACTGAACCCGCACTGGAACCTAGGTTACTGGGCCATTTCATGTACTGATCCAAATTATAATCTTGAAGCTGATGGTCAGACCTGAGATTAACCTCGTAAGAAGACTTCCACCTGGTTGTTCACTGCGAGCAGGAGGACATACTTTGTGTAATAAGGACATGTTTAATTGAGAAAAATGTTTGGGTAAAACCTTCTTTCTAAAGTCTCTTACTGTTTTTTAGAGAGTTAGCCAGATCATCCATCCCCATTCTCCTCAGAAAGTGCAGTGTGATCTtcagaaaggcctttctgcacctcctcctctgatCTTCGCCATCACTGTAGATCATGCCTTCATCCTCACAGTGGCTCTCCAAGTACATGAATTCTGGGCAGTCGGGACTGAGAGCCCTCTGGAATCTCGCCAGCTGGCTTTTCATAAACTTTGAGATGTTTTCCTCCAGCCGCTGAAGAAAaggcatacatatatacatacgaCACATTCAATCGAGCTCCCGTAGCTGACGTCACACTGATGTTGGATAGCCAGAGacaggctaacaggctaacgGGAGAACATTTTAAGACAGTGGAAgtgaatcactgctatgaaaTGTGAAACTCACGgcgagcagaagaagacagcGTGATGGGAACAAACATAAGCAACTGATTTAAACCAcggactcagactagatttaccaagatctagtctgcacagcaacgttaacacaacaacaacgctATCTTTAGCCGGTACACGCCAGAGTTCAATGATtgcgtccatttgtttccctccacgGGGTTTtagtaaactttcagtgactccgTGGAGTAAAATGAAGCAGGGGTGGAATGGCCATCGGGAGTACCGGGAGATTTCCCAGTGGGCCAATCGATTTTGGGCCAGTTGAGGGACggacgttttttttaaaaattattattttgctgCACCTTGTCTTGAAAACTACACAGTGTGGGCTCGGGAGAGTTATCGTAGTTACGGAGACAAGGCGCAGGAGCTgcaaacaaagataaacacagcGCTCAGCTGCAGACACAACGCAACGGAGAGATGACGTGACGATTGATTGTCAAGAATACCTGGCTCAATGGCCCTATGAGAGGCTACAGAGGCCCAGGAGTATTGACCATTTAAGCCCTGTTTTATACTTTCATCTCATACTTTCACACTAAATTGCAGATCTACATGCTTACAACTCACATGTTgcaatgtgatgtgttttgagTATGTAGATCTGCTATGTTCACACTTTTTGATAATTTCAAACTATAATGAAATCTCCCAAATCAGGtcacaaaagtaaaagtgtttaaaGTGTCAACATCTTTTTTAGTGCCAACAGTTCAATTTTGTTCATGAAGGACATTGATCTAACAACTTTAATAATAAAGTATATGCTACATATGTATGCTTTACAGTCAGTTTTTATGGTTTATTGTCCTTTTTAATAGTTTCACATTATATACAAtagttaaaatgaataaaacacttATTAACTACTGTtacaataatttacaaaaagtcTTTGTCCATTTTTCAGATCATTATACTATTGTTTTCCATACTTTAGTCAATTAGCCAACATTGTGATTGCATGCAGACTCATTTTTTGCATGTAATCTTGTTCAAACTTAACCTATTCCACACGACTCAGATTTGTGATTGGCAGCAGGCAGCTGTGTGATAATGAGTGATAAACACTCTTGAATGTGAAATCCTTTCTCCAGTACCCTTCTTATTAAGAGCAAGTACAGTAAGCATTTATTCAAGGCTCCAGAATATAAAGGGATATTGCTCAGAATAGTGGTGTTATTAAGGGCTTGCATGCTTGTATGTACATCAGTGGGGCGAGTTGGCACAGTATCTACGCGCGGATTATATTGAACCAGTCTGGACCAAAAAGTCCAGGGCCAAATTTTTGATCCAGTCCACCCCTGAAATGAAGAGacgttaatcaggaagttgaagatgtcaggatacttcAGCTCTGGAATAATGTAACCTACAACTGTTCACAAACTCATAAAAAGCACAGGTCAGATATATTCAAGCTGTCACGTTTTGGATATATCTCGACTGTCCACCATTTAGAAAATGTGGTATTACAGCCAGGTCCATGTTGTGTTTGAGGTTATTTTAGAAACAGCCTGTATGTGCTCACCGTTATGAGATCTTTTTCCACCTGGCTAAAATACTCGAATCTCCTGATAAAGTCTGTGGAGAAAAGCATTAGCGATCCAGCGAGGACTGAACCGGAAAGTTGGGTTTTAACTATACACTAGCTAATAGAGATGCAAGCGCCACCTACAGGGGCAGAGTCACCGTGCACGGTATCGGTAGGTTGTGGTCTTTGTTGGACTTCGACCTTGCGATTGAACTGCACATGTAttgtgtcatgtgtcatgtgtgtttacaggcgAGTGCATACAACTGGGGACTTCTCAcctggggctaatgctaagctaagtaCCCTCATGCTAATGTCCAACAGTCTGAGTCATAGAAACatgcaaaatgttttcataaaaatgtccaccaaaaaatgtcctcaccaaaatgtcctcaccaaaaatgtcctcactttgacaaaatgtcctcaccaaaaatgtcctcactttgacaaaatgtcctcaccaaaactgtgtcctcactttgacaaatgtcctcactttgacaaaaatgtcctcctgAAAAAAATGTCcctcactttgacaaaatgtcctca
It encodes the following:
- the LOC122761721 gene encoding protein NLRC3-like, whose protein sequence is MKSQLARFQRALSPDCPEFMYLESHCEDEGMIYSDGEDQRRRCRKAFLKITLHFLRRMGMDDLANSLKNRTRAAVCQRKMKSTLKNTFQSALKGISTTGNQTLLNPIYMELYIAKGGTNEDIHEYDVKQFETASYKPQDIFKTSAGRDGPIRRVMTKGVAGIGKTVLTQKFTLDWAEDKSNQDVQLMFPFTFRELNVLKEKKFSLVELIHHFFTETKEAGICRFEDFKVVFIFDGLDECRLPLDFHNTEILTDVTASTSVDVLLTNLIRGKLLPSARLWITTRPAAANQIPPDCVDMVTEVRGFTDPQKEDYFRKRFREEEQARRIISHIQTSRSLHIMCHIPVFCWITATVLENMLKTRDGGELPKTLTEMYIHFLVVQSKAKKVNHRRRLRQEKRKMIESLGKLAFEQLQKGNLIFYESDLTECGIDITAASVYSRVFTQIFKEERGLYQDKVFCFVHLSVQEFLAALHVHLTFITSGRNLMSQPQAASRLPRVFQDQLKLSHLHHSAVEKAMKSPNGHLDLFLRFLLGLSLETNQTLLRSLLKHTGSSLTNKQQTIDFINEKMKENWSSEKSINLFYCLNELKDHSLTEEIQRFLRSGYLASRTLSPAQWSALLFILLSSGKDLEEFDLRKYSASEEALLRLLP